A part of Salmo trutta chromosome 15, fSalTru1.1, whole genome shotgun sequence genomic DNA contains:
- the LOC115148765 gene encoding transcriptional regulator Erg isoform X1: MIQTGADPAGPTKEALSVVSEDQSLFECAYGTPHHAKVEMTAASASEYGQTAKMSPRVHQQDWLSQPPARVTIKMECNSGQVNGKRNSPDDCSVGKNRKLSSGGEGTAPVTYSSYLEDKLIAPPNMTTNERRVIVPADPTLWSTEHVRQWLEWAVKEYGLLDVDMALFHNVDGKDLCKMCKEDFQRLTLSYNADILLSHLHYLRETPLPHLTSDDVDKALQNSPRLMHARNSGGASFIFPNTPVYPTDNSPRFSTRPDLAYEAARRSGWAPQAVSSTKGSQPSPTIVTKTEEQRPQLDPYQILGPTSSRLANPDCGRDSNKPQSADIALLLSFKGSGQIQLWQFLLELLSDSANSGCITWEGTNGEFKMTDPDEVARRWGERKSKPNMNYDKLSRALRYYYDKNIMTKVHGKRYAYKFDFHGIAQALQPHPPESSMYKYPSDLSYMSTYHAHQQKVNFVTPHPQALPVTSSSFFAAPNPYWNSPTGGIYPNTRHPATHMPSHLGTYY, encoded by the exons GAAGCATTGTCAGTGGTGAGTGAGGACCAGTCGCTGTTTGAGTGTGCCTACGGAACTCCCCACCACGCAAAGGTGGAGATGACGGCAGCGTCGGCCAGCGAGTACGGCCAGACGGCCAAGATGAGCCCCAGGGTGCACCAGCAGGACTGGCTGTCCCAGCCACCCGCCCGCGTCACCATCAAGATGGAGTGCAACAGTGGACAGGTCAACGGCAAAAG GAACTCTCCTGATGACTGCAGTGTGGGGAAGAACAGAAAATTGTCCAGCGGAGGTGAGGGCACTGCCCCCGTCACATACAGTAGCTACCTGGAGGACAAGCTCATCGCTCCCCCCAACATGACCACCAACGAGCGCCGCGTCATCGTTCCCGCAG ATCCCACGCTGTGGTCCACGGAGCATGTGCGCCAGTGGCTGGAATGGGCAGTAAAGGAGTATGGCCTGCTGGACGTGGATATGGCTCTCTTCCACAACGTGGACGGCAAAGACCTGTGCAAGATGTGCAAGGAGGACTTCCAGAGGCTCACGCTCAGCTACAACGCAGACATCCTGCTCTCCCATCTGCACTACCTCAGAGAGA CTCCACTTCCTCACTTGACTTCCGATGATGTTGACAAAGCCTTACAAAACTCCCCGCGGTTAATGCATGCTCGCAACTCAG GAGGTGCGAGTTTTATTTTCCCCAACACTCCTGTTTATCCCACTGACAACTCCCCCAGATTCTCCACTAGGCCAG ACCTGGCTTATGAAGCAGCCAGAAGATCTGGCTGGGCTCCTCAAGCTGTGTCTTCCACCAAAG GTTCCCAGCCCTCCCCAACCATTGTCACCAAAACAGAGGAGCAGAGGCCTCAGCTAG ATCCTTACCAGATCCTGGGGCCCACAAGCAGCAGGCTGGCAAACCCCG ACTGTGGCCGGGACTCAAACAAACCACAATCCGCTGACATCGCACTACTCTTGAGCTTTAAAG GCTCGGGACAGATCCAGCTGTGGCAGTTCCTGCTGGAGCTCCTGTCAGACAGCGCCAACTCTGGCTGCATCACTTGGGAGGGCACTAATGGTGAGTTCAAGATGACCGACCCTGATGAGGTGGCGAGGCGCTGGGGTGAGAGGAAGAGCAAGCCCAACATGAACTACGACAAGCTGAGCCGCGCCCTGCGCTACTACTACGACAAGAACATCATGACCAAGGTGCACGGCAAGCGCTACGCCTACAAGTTTGACTTCCACGGCATcgcccaggccctgcagccccacCCTCCAGAGTCCTCCATGTACAAATACCCCTCCGACTTATCCTACATGAGCACCTATCATGCACACCAGCAGAAGGTCAACTTTGTCACGCCTCACCCCCAAGCGCTACCTGTCACCTCCTCCAGCTTCTTTGCTGCCCCCAACCCCTACTGGAATTCCCCCACCGGTGGTATCTACCCCAACACCCGGCACCCAGCCACTCACATGCCCTCCCACCTGGGGACTTACTATTAG
- the LOC115148765 gene encoding transcriptional regulator ERG isoform X5, which translates to MIQTGADPAGPTKEALSVVSEDQSLFECAYGTPHHAKVEMTAASASEYGQTAKMSPRVHQQDWLSQPPARVTIKMECNSGQVNGKRNSPDDCSVGKNRKLSSGGEGTAPVTYSSYLEDKLIAPPNMTTNERRVIVPADPTLWSTEHVRQWLEWAVKEYGLLDVDMALFHNVDGKDLCKMCKEDFQRLTLSYNADILLSHLHYLRERGASFIFPNTPVYPTDNSPRFSTRPDLAYEAARRSGWAPQAVSSTKGSQPSPTIVTKTEEQRPQLDPYQILGPTSSRLANPDCGRDSNKPQSADIALLLSFKGSGQIQLWQFLLELLSDSANSGCITWEGTNGEFKMTDPDEVARRWGERKSKPNMNYDKLSRALRYYYDKNIMTKVHGKRYAYKFDFHGIAQALQPHPPESSMYKYPSDLSYMSTYHAHQQKVNFVTPHPQALPVTSSSFFAAPNPYWNSPTGGIYPNTRHPATHMPSHLGTYY; encoded by the exons GAAGCATTGTCAGTGGTGAGTGAGGACCAGTCGCTGTTTGAGTGTGCCTACGGAACTCCCCACCACGCAAAGGTGGAGATGACGGCAGCGTCGGCCAGCGAGTACGGCCAGACGGCCAAGATGAGCCCCAGGGTGCACCAGCAGGACTGGCTGTCCCAGCCACCCGCCCGCGTCACCATCAAGATGGAGTGCAACAGTGGACAGGTCAACGGCAAAAG GAACTCTCCTGATGACTGCAGTGTGGGGAAGAACAGAAAATTGTCCAGCGGAGGTGAGGGCACTGCCCCCGTCACATACAGTAGCTACCTGGAGGACAAGCTCATCGCTCCCCCCAACATGACCACCAACGAGCGCCGCGTCATCGTTCCCGCAG ATCCCACGCTGTGGTCCACGGAGCATGTGCGCCAGTGGCTGGAATGGGCAGTAAAGGAGTATGGCCTGCTGGACGTGGATATGGCTCTCTTCCACAACGTGGACGGCAAAGACCTGTGCAAGATGTGCAAGGAGGACTTCCAGAGGCTCACGCTCAGCTACAACGCAGACATCCTGCTCTCCCATCTGCACTACCTCAGAGAGA GAGGTGCGAGTTTTATTTTCCCCAACACTCCTGTTTATCCCACTGACAACTCCCCCAGATTCTCCACTAGGCCAG ACCTGGCTTATGAAGCAGCCAGAAGATCTGGCTGGGCTCCTCAAGCTGTGTCTTCCACCAAAG GTTCCCAGCCCTCCCCAACCATTGTCACCAAAACAGAGGAGCAGAGGCCTCAGCTAG ATCCTTACCAGATCCTGGGGCCCACAAGCAGCAGGCTGGCAAACCCCG ACTGTGGCCGGGACTCAAACAAACCACAATCCGCTGACATCGCACTACTCTTGAGCTTTAAAG GCTCGGGACAGATCCAGCTGTGGCAGTTCCTGCTGGAGCTCCTGTCAGACAGCGCCAACTCTGGCTGCATCACTTGGGAGGGCACTAATGGTGAGTTCAAGATGACCGACCCTGATGAGGTGGCGAGGCGCTGGGGTGAGAGGAAGAGCAAGCCCAACATGAACTACGACAAGCTGAGCCGCGCCCTGCGCTACTACTACGACAAGAACATCATGACCAAGGTGCACGGCAAGCGCTACGCCTACAAGTTTGACTTCCACGGCATcgcccaggccctgcagccccacCCTCCAGAGTCCTCCATGTACAAATACCCCTCCGACTTATCCTACATGAGCACCTATCATGCACACCAGCAGAAGGTCAACTTTGTCACGCCTCACCCCCAAGCGCTACCTGTCACCTCCTCCAGCTTCTTTGCTGCCCCCAACCCCTACTGGAATTCCCCCACCGGTGGTATCTACCCCAACACCCGGCACCCAGCCACTCACATGCCCTCCCACCTGGGGACTTACTATTAG
- the LOC115148765 gene encoding transcriptional regulator ERG isoform X6, with product MIQTGADPAGPTKEALSVVSEDQSLFECAYGTPHHAKVEMTAASASEYGQTAKMSPRVHQQDWLSQPPARVTIKMECNSGQVNGKRNSPDDCSVGKNRKLSSGGEGTAPVTYSSYLEDKLIAPPNMTTNERRVIVPADPTLWSTEHVRQWLEWAVKEYGLLDVDMALFHNVDGKDLCKMCKEDFQRLTLSYNADILLSHLHYLRETPLPHLTSDDVDKALQNSPRLMHARNSGGASFIFPNTPVYPTDNSPRFSTRPDLAYEAARRSGWAPQAVSSTKDPYQILGPTSSRLANPGSGQIQLWQFLLELLSDSANSGCITWEGTNGEFKMTDPDEVARRWGERKSKPNMNYDKLSRALRYYYDKNIMTKVHGKRYAYKFDFHGIAQALQPHPPESSMYKYPSDLSYMSTYHAHQQKVNFVTPHPQALPVTSSSFFAAPNPYWNSPTGGIYPNTRHPATHMPSHLGTYY from the exons GAAGCATTGTCAGTGGTGAGTGAGGACCAGTCGCTGTTTGAGTGTGCCTACGGAACTCCCCACCACGCAAAGGTGGAGATGACGGCAGCGTCGGCCAGCGAGTACGGCCAGACGGCCAAGATGAGCCCCAGGGTGCACCAGCAGGACTGGCTGTCCCAGCCACCCGCCCGCGTCACCATCAAGATGGAGTGCAACAGTGGACAGGTCAACGGCAAAAG GAACTCTCCTGATGACTGCAGTGTGGGGAAGAACAGAAAATTGTCCAGCGGAGGTGAGGGCACTGCCCCCGTCACATACAGTAGCTACCTGGAGGACAAGCTCATCGCTCCCCCCAACATGACCACCAACGAGCGCCGCGTCATCGTTCCCGCAG ATCCCACGCTGTGGTCCACGGAGCATGTGCGCCAGTGGCTGGAATGGGCAGTAAAGGAGTATGGCCTGCTGGACGTGGATATGGCTCTCTTCCACAACGTGGACGGCAAAGACCTGTGCAAGATGTGCAAGGAGGACTTCCAGAGGCTCACGCTCAGCTACAACGCAGACATCCTGCTCTCCCATCTGCACTACCTCAGAGAGA CTCCACTTCCTCACTTGACTTCCGATGATGTTGACAAAGCCTTACAAAACTCCCCGCGGTTAATGCATGCTCGCAACTCAG GAGGTGCGAGTTTTATTTTCCCCAACACTCCTGTTTATCCCACTGACAACTCCCCCAGATTCTCCACTAGGCCAG ACCTGGCTTATGAAGCAGCCAGAAGATCTGGCTGGGCTCCTCAAGCTGTGTCTTCCACCAAAG ATCCTTACCAGATCCTGGGGCCCACAAGCAGCAGGCTGGCAAACCCCG GCTCGGGACAGATCCAGCTGTGGCAGTTCCTGCTGGAGCTCCTGTCAGACAGCGCCAACTCTGGCTGCATCACTTGGGAGGGCACTAATGGTGAGTTCAAGATGACCGACCCTGATGAGGTGGCGAGGCGCTGGGGTGAGAGGAAGAGCAAGCCCAACATGAACTACGACAAGCTGAGCCGCGCCCTGCGCTACTACTACGACAAGAACATCATGACCAAGGTGCACGGCAAGCGCTACGCCTACAAGTTTGACTTCCACGGCATcgcccaggccctgcagccccacCCTCCAGAGTCCTCCATGTACAAATACCCCTCCGACTTATCCTACATGAGCACCTATCATGCACACCAGCAGAAGGTCAACTTTGTCACGCCTCACCCCCAAGCGCTACCTGTCACCTCCTCCAGCTTCTTTGCTGCCCCCAACCCCTACTGGAATTCCCCCACCGGTGGTATCTACCCCAACACCCGGCACCCAGCCACTCACATGCCCTCCCACCTGGGGACTTACTATTAG
- the LOC115148765 gene encoding transcriptional regulator Erg isoform X2: MASTIKEALSVVSEDQSLFECAYGTPHHAKVEMTAASASEYGQTAKMSPRVHQQDWLSQPPARVTIKMECNSGQVNGKRNSPDDCSVGKNRKLSSGGEGTAPVTYSSYLEDKLIAPPNMTTNERRVIVPADPTLWSTEHVRQWLEWAVKEYGLLDVDMALFHNVDGKDLCKMCKEDFQRLTLSYNADILLSHLHYLRETPLPHLTSDDVDKALQNSPRLMHARNSGGASFIFPNTPVYPTDNSPRFSTRPDLAYEAARRSGWAPQAVSSTKGSQPSPTIVTKTEEQRPQLDPYQILGPTSSRLANPDCGRDSNKPQSADIALLLSFKGSGQIQLWQFLLELLSDSANSGCITWEGTNGEFKMTDPDEVARRWGERKSKPNMNYDKLSRALRYYYDKNIMTKVHGKRYAYKFDFHGIAQALQPHPPESSMYKYPSDLSYMSTYHAHQQKVNFVTPHPQALPVTSSSFFAAPNPYWNSPTGGIYPNTRHPATHMPSHLGTYY; the protein is encoded by the exons GAAGCATTGTCAGTGGTGAGTGAGGACCAGTCGCTGTTTGAGTGTGCCTACGGAACTCCCCACCACGCAAAGGTGGAGATGACGGCAGCGTCGGCCAGCGAGTACGGCCAGACGGCCAAGATGAGCCCCAGGGTGCACCAGCAGGACTGGCTGTCCCAGCCACCCGCCCGCGTCACCATCAAGATGGAGTGCAACAGTGGACAGGTCAACGGCAAAAG GAACTCTCCTGATGACTGCAGTGTGGGGAAGAACAGAAAATTGTCCAGCGGAGGTGAGGGCACTGCCCCCGTCACATACAGTAGCTACCTGGAGGACAAGCTCATCGCTCCCCCCAACATGACCACCAACGAGCGCCGCGTCATCGTTCCCGCAG ATCCCACGCTGTGGTCCACGGAGCATGTGCGCCAGTGGCTGGAATGGGCAGTAAAGGAGTATGGCCTGCTGGACGTGGATATGGCTCTCTTCCACAACGTGGACGGCAAAGACCTGTGCAAGATGTGCAAGGAGGACTTCCAGAGGCTCACGCTCAGCTACAACGCAGACATCCTGCTCTCCCATCTGCACTACCTCAGAGAGA CTCCACTTCCTCACTTGACTTCCGATGATGTTGACAAAGCCTTACAAAACTCCCCGCGGTTAATGCATGCTCGCAACTCAG GAGGTGCGAGTTTTATTTTCCCCAACACTCCTGTTTATCCCACTGACAACTCCCCCAGATTCTCCACTAGGCCAG ACCTGGCTTATGAAGCAGCCAGAAGATCTGGCTGGGCTCCTCAAGCTGTGTCTTCCACCAAAG GTTCCCAGCCCTCCCCAACCATTGTCACCAAAACAGAGGAGCAGAGGCCTCAGCTAG ATCCTTACCAGATCCTGGGGCCCACAAGCAGCAGGCTGGCAAACCCCG ACTGTGGCCGGGACTCAAACAAACCACAATCCGCTGACATCGCACTACTCTTGAGCTTTAAAG GCTCGGGACAGATCCAGCTGTGGCAGTTCCTGCTGGAGCTCCTGTCAGACAGCGCCAACTCTGGCTGCATCACTTGGGAGGGCACTAATGGTGAGTTCAAGATGACCGACCCTGATGAGGTGGCGAGGCGCTGGGGTGAGAGGAAGAGCAAGCCCAACATGAACTACGACAAGCTGAGCCGCGCCCTGCGCTACTACTACGACAAGAACATCATGACCAAGGTGCACGGCAAGCGCTACGCCTACAAGTTTGACTTCCACGGCATcgcccaggccctgcagccccacCCTCCAGAGTCCTCCATGTACAAATACCCCTCCGACTTATCCTACATGAGCACCTATCATGCACACCAGCAGAAGGTCAACTTTGTCACGCCTCACCCCCAAGCGCTACCTGTCACCTCCTCCAGCTTCTTTGCTGCCCCCAACCCCTACTGGAATTCCCCCACCGGTGGTATCTACCCCAACACCCGGCACCCAGCCACTCACATGCCCTCCCACCTGGGGACTTACTATTAG
- the LOC115148765 gene encoding transcriptional regulator Erg isoform X3, with amino-acid sequence MIQTGADPAGPTKEALSVVSEDQSLFECAYGTPHHAKVEMTAASASEYGQTAKMSPRVHQQDWLSQPPARVTIKMECNSGQVNGKRNSPDDCSVGKNRKLSSGGEGTAPVTYSSYLEDKLIAPPNMTTNERRVIVPADPTLWSTEHVRQWLEWAVKEYGLLDVDMALFHNVDGKDLCKMCKEDFQRLTLSYNADILLSHLHYLRETPLPHLTSDDVDKALQNSPRLMHARNSGGASFIFPNTPVYPTDNSPRFSTRPDLAYEAARRSGWAPQAVSSTKDPYQILGPTSSRLANPDCGRDSNKPQSADIALLLSFKGSGQIQLWQFLLELLSDSANSGCITWEGTNGEFKMTDPDEVARRWGERKSKPNMNYDKLSRALRYYYDKNIMTKVHGKRYAYKFDFHGIAQALQPHPPESSMYKYPSDLSYMSTYHAHQQKVNFVTPHPQALPVTSSSFFAAPNPYWNSPTGGIYPNTRHPATHMPSHLGTYY; translated from the exons GAAGCATTGTCAGTGGTGAGTGAGGACCAGTCGCTGTTTGAGTGTGCCTACGGAACTCCCCACCACGCAAAGGTGGAGATGACGGCAGCGTCGGCCAGCGAGTACGGCCAGACGGCCAAGATGAGCCCCAGGGTGCACCAGCAGGACTGGCTGTCCCAGCCACCCGCCCGCGTCACCATCAAGATGGAGTGCAACAGTGGACAGGTCAACGGCAAAAG GAACTCTCCTGATGACTGCAGTGTGGGGAAGAACAGAAAATTGTCCAGCGGAGGTGAGGGCACTGCCCCCGTCACATACAGTAGCTACCTGGAGGACAAGCTCATCGCTCCCCCCAACATGACCACCAACGAGCGCCGCGTCATCGTTCCCGCAG ATCCCACGCTGTGGTCCACGGAGCATGTGCGCCAGTGGCTGGAATGGGCAGTAAAGGAGTATGGCCTGCTGGACGTGGATATGGCTCTCTTCCACAACGTGGACGGCAAAGACCTGTGCAAGATGTGCAAGGAGGACTTCCAGAGGCTCACGCTCAGCTACAACGCAGACATCCTGCTCTCCCATCTGCACTACCTCAGAGAGA CTCCACTTCCTCACTTGACTTCCGATGATGTTGACAAAGCCTTACAAAACTCCCCGCGGTTAATGCATGCTCGCAACTCAG GAGGTGCGAGTTTTATTTTCCCCAACACTCCTGTTTATCCCACTGACAACTCCCCCAGATTCTCCACTAGGCCAG ACCTGGCTTATGAAGCAGCCAGAAGATCTGGCTGGGCTCCTCAAGCTGTGTCTTCCACCAAAG ATCCTTACCAGATCCTGGGGCCCACAAGCAGCAGGCTGGCAAACCCCG ACTGTGGCCGGGACTCAAACAAACCACAATCCGCTGACATCGCACTACTCTTGAGCTTTAAAG GCTCGGGACAGATCCAGCTGTGGCAGTTCCTGCTGGAGCTCCTGTCAGACAGCGCCAACTCTGGCTGCATCACTTGGGAGGGCACTAATGGTGAGTTCAAGATGACCGACCCTGATGAGGTGGCGAGGCGCTGGGGTGAGAGGAAGAGCAAGCCCAACATGAACTACGACAAGCTGAGCCGCGCCCTGCGCTACTACTACGACAAGAACATCATGACCAAGGTGCACGGCAAGCGCTACGCCTACAAGTTTGACTTCCACGGCATcgcccaggccctgcagccccacCCTCCAGAGTCCTCCATGTACAAATACCCCTCCGACTTATCCTACATGAGCACCTATCATGCACACCAGCAGAAGGTCAACTTTGTCACGCCTCACCCCCAAGCGCTACCTGTCACCTCCTCCAGCTTCTTTGCTGCCCCCAACCCCTACTGGAATTCCCCCACCGGTGGTATCTACCCCAACACCCGGCACCCAGCCACTCACATGCCCTCCCACCTGGGGACTTACTATTAG
- the LOC115148765 gene encoding transcriptional regulator Erg isoform X4: MIQTGADPAGPTKEALSVVSEDQSLFECAYGTPHHAKVEMTAASASEYGQTAKMSPRVHQQDWLSQPPARVTIKMECNSGQVNGKRNSPDDCSVGKNRKLSSGGEGTAPVTYSSYLEDKLIAPPNMTTNERRVIVPADPTLWSTEHVRQWLEWAVKEYGLLDVDMALFHNVDGKDLCKMCKEDFQRLTLSYNADILLSHLHYLRETPLPHLTSDDVDKALQNSPRLMHARNSGGASFIFPNTPVYPTDNSPRFSTRPDLAYEAARRSGWAPQAVSSTKGSQPSPTIVTKTEEQRPQLDPYQILGPTSSRLANPGSGQIQLWQFLLELLSDSANSGCITWEGTNGEFKMTDPDEVARRWGERKSKPNMNYDKLSRALRYYYDKNIMTKVHGKRYAYKFDFHGIAQALQPHPPESSMYKYPSDLSYMSTYHAHQQKVNFVTPHPQALPVTSSSFFAAPNPYWNSPTGGIYPNTRHPATHMPSHLGTYY, translated from the exons GAAGCATTGTCAGTGGTGAGTGAGGACCAGTCGCTGTTTGAGTGTGCCTACGGAACTCCCCACCACGCAAAGGTGGAGATGACGGCAGCGTCGGCCAGCGAGTACGGCCAGACGGCCAAGATGAGCCCCAGGGTGCACCAGCAGGACTGGCTGTCCCAGCCACCCGCCCGCGTCACCATCAAGATGGAGTGCAACAGTGGACAGGTCAACGGCAAAAG GAACTCTCCTGATGACTGCAGTGTGGGGAAGAACAGAAAATTGTCCAGCGGAGGTGAGGGCACTGCCCCCGTCACATACAGTAGCTACCTGGAGGACAAGCTCATCGCTCCCCCCAACATGACCACCAACGAGCGCCGCGTCATCGTTCCCGCAG ATCCCACGCTGTGGTCCACGGAGCATGTGCGCCAGTGGCTGGAATGGGCAGTAAAGGAGTATGGCCTGCTGGACGTGGATATGGCTCTCTTCCACAACGTGGACGGCAAAGACCTGTGCAAGATGTGCAAGGAGGACTTCCAGAGGCTCACGCTCAGCTACAACGCAGACATCCTGCTCTCCCATCTGCACTACCTCAGAGAGA CTCCACTTCCTCACTTGACTTCCGATGATGTTGACAAAGCCTTACAAAACTCCCCGCGGTTAATGCATGCTCGCAACTCAG GAGGTGCGAGTTTTATTTTCCCCAACACTCCTGTTTATCCCACTGACAACTCCCCCAGATTCTCCACTAGGCCAG ACCTGGCTTATGAAGCAGCCAGAAGATCTGGCTGGGCTCCTCAAGCTGTGTCTTCCACCAAAG GTTCCCAGCCCTCCCCAACCATTGTCACCAAAACAGAGGAGCAGAGGCCTCAGCTAG ATCCTTACCAGATCCTGGGGCCCACAAGCAGCAGGCTGGCAAACCCCG GCTCGGGACAGATCCAGCTGTGGCAGTTCCTGCTGGAGCTCCTGTCAGACAGCGCCAACTCTGGCTGCATCACTTGGGAGGGCACTAATGGTGAGTTCAAGATGACCGACCCTGATGAGGTGGCGAGGCGCTGGGGTGAGAGGAAGAGCAAGCCCAACATGAACTACGACAAGCTGAGCCGCGCCCTGCGCTACTACTACGACAAGAACATCATGACCAAGGTGCACGGCAAGCGCTACGCCTACAAGTTTGACTTCCACGGCATcgcccaggccctgcagccccacCCTCCAGAGTCCTCCATGTACAAATACCCCTCCGACTTATCCTACATGAGCACCTATCATGCACACCAGCAGAAGGTCAACTTTGTCACGCCTCACCCCCAAGCGCTACCTGTCACCTCCTCCAGCTTCTTTGCTGCCCCCAACCCCTACTGGAATTCCCCCACCGGTGGTATCTACCCCAACACCCGGCACCCAGCCACTCACATGCCCTCCCACCTGGGGACTTACTATTAG